The following coding sequences are from one Kosakonia sp. H02 window:
- the pduT gene encoding propanediol utilization microcompartment protein PduT, with protein sequence MSQAIGILELTSIAKGMELGDVMLKSANVTLLVSKTLCPGKFLLMIGGDVGAVQQAITAGDSLAGEMLVDSLVLANIHASVLPAISGLNAVEQRQALGVVETWSVAACVSAADRAVKASNVTLVRVHMAFGIGGKCYMVVSGDISDVENAVSVASESAGEKGLLVYRTVIPRPHEAMWRQIVEG encoded by the coding sequence ATGTCTCAGGCGATTGGAATTTTAGAACTGACCAGTATTGCGAAGGGCATGGAGCTTGGCGACGTGATGCTCAAAAGTGCCAACGTCACGCTACTGGTGAGTAAGACGCTGTGCCCCGGCAAATTTTTGCTGATGATCGGCGGCGATGTGGGTGCGGTGCAGCAGGCCATCACGGCTGGTGACAGTCTGGCTGGCGAGATGCTGGTAGACAGCCTTGTACTGGCGAATATCCACGCCAGCGTGCTGCCTGCCATAAGCGGTCTGAATGCCGTCGAACAGCGCCAGGCCCTTGGCGTGGTAGAAACCTGGAGCGTTGCCGCCTGCGTCAGCGCCGCAGACCGCGCGGTGAAGGCGTCAAACGTCACGCTGGTGCGTGTGCATATGGCCTTCGGTATCGGTGGCAAATGTTACATGGTGGTCAGTGGCGATATCTCCGATGTGGAAAACGCCGTCTCCGTTGCCAGTGAAAGTGCCGGTGAGAAAGGCCTGCTGGTTTATCGCACGGTTATCCCGCGTCCGCATGAAGCGATGTGGCGACAGATTGTGGAGGGGTAA
- the pduU gene encoding propanediol utilization microcompartment protein PduU yields the protein MEQTTERMIQEYVPGKQVTLAHLIANPGKGLYQKLGLNEAVSAIGILTITPSEASIIACDIATKSGAVEIGFIDRFTGAVVLTGDVSAVEYALRQVTRTLGEMLHFTACPVTRT from the coding sequence ATGGAGCAGACAACCGAACGCATGATTCAGGAGTATGTGCCGGGCAAGCAGGTGACGCTGGCGCATCTTATTGCCAACCCGGGCAAAGGGCTGTACCAGAAGCTGGGGTTAAACGAGGCGGTCTCTGCGATTGGCATTTTGACCATCACGCCCAGCGAAGCCTCGATTATCGCCTGCGATATCGCCACCAAATCCGGTGCGGTGGAGATTGGTTTTATCGACCGTTTTACCGGCGCGGTGGTGCTGACTGGTGATGTTTCCGCCGTGGAATACGCGCTGCGCCAGGTTACGCGTACGCTCGGTGAAATGCTGCATTTTACCGCCTGCCCGGTCACAAGGACCTGA
- a CDS encoding EutP/PduV family microcompartment system protein: protein MKRIMLIGPSQCGKTSLIQRLRGEVMAYQKTQAIVWLPEAIDTPGEYLENRCLYSALLASACEADVIALALNADAYICPFSPGFTLPMNRPTIGIVTKADTANAAQIAQASQWLQQSGAGPLFITSAKTGSGIDEVVAFLQHQESSCHAQ, encoded by the coding sequence ATGAAACGAATAATGCTGATTGGCCCCAGCCAGTGCGGGAAAACCTCCCTCATCCAGCGGCTACGCGGTGAAGTGATGGCATATCAAAAAACCCAGGCAATTGTCTGGCTGCCGGAGGCGATTGATACCCCCGGCGAATATCTGGAAAACCGCTGCCTGTACAGCGCGTTACTCGCCAGCGCCTGCGAGGCGGATGTGATTGCACTCGCACTTAACGCCGACGCGTATATATGTCCCTTTTCGCCTGGCTTCACGCTGCCTATGAACCGCCCAACCATCGGGATTGTGACCAAAGCCGACACGGCAAACGCGGCACAAATCGCGCAGGCCAGCCAGTGGTTGCAGCAGTCTGGCGCGGGGCCGCTTTTTATCACCAGCGCAAAAACCGGAAGCGGTATTGACGAGGTGGTCGCTTTTCTTCAACACCAGGAGTCCTCATGTCACGCACAATAA
- a CDS encoding acetate/propionate family kinase has translation MSRTIMAINAGSSSLKFQLLTLPAGTVLCQGLIERIGFADAIFTLRQSEQKWQETLAIADHHAAATLLLENLLARKIIPSLEAIDGTGHRVAHGGEAFKDSARVTNDTLAEIERLAELAPLHNPVNAAVIRIFRQALPHAPAVAVFDTSFHQTLEQSAFIYPLPWRYYEDLGVRRYGFHGTSHKYVSHLLAEKLGVPLSALRVISCHLGNGCSVCAIKGGRSVNTSMGFTPQSGVMMGTRSGDIDPSILPWVAVREGKTPQQLNSLLNSESGLLGVSGVSNDYRDVEHAAQNGNARASLALTLFAERIRATIGSYIMQLGGIDALLFTGGIGENSARAREAICHDLYFLGLELDREKNQRNATFIQSEHAVVKVAVLNTNEELMIARDVMRIALAEPAETTV, from the coding sequence ATGTCACGCACAATAATGGCGATAAACGCCGGGAGTTCTTCGCTCAAATTTCAGCTTCTGACACTGCCCGCAGGCACGGTGCTGTGCCAGGGGCTGATTGAACGCATCGGCTTTGCGGATGCGATTTTTACCCTCAGGCAGAGCGAGCAAAAGTGGCAGGAAACCCTTGCCATTGCCGATCATCACGCCGCCGCCACGCTGCTGCTGGAAAACCTGCTGGCGCGGAAGATAATCCCGTCGCTGGAGGCCATTGACGGCACAGGTCATCGCGTGGCGCACGGTGGTGAAGCATTTAAAGACTCAGCGCGGGTGACCAACGACACGCTGGCAGAAATTGAACGCCTGGCCGAACTGGCCCCGCTCCATAATCCGGTAAATGCCGCGGTGATCCGCATTTTCCGCCAGGCGCTGCCTCATGCGCCCGCCGTAGCGGTGTTTGATACTTCATTTCACCAGACGCTGGAGCAAAGCGCGTTTATCTACCCGTTGCCGTGGCGCTACTACGAGGATTTGGGCGTTCGCCGCTACGGTTTTCACGGCACCAGCCACAAATATGTCAGCCACCTTTTGGCAGAAAAACTCGGCGTGCCGCTGAGTGCCCTGCGGGTGATCTCCTGCCATCTGGGCAATGGCTGTAGCGTGTGCGCCATTAAAGGCGGACGCTCGGTCAATACGTCGATGGGCTTTACCCCACAATCCGGTGTGATGATGGGAACCCGCAGCGGCGATATCGATCCGTCGATTTTACCGTGGGTAGCCGTGCGGGAAGGCAAAACGCCGCAGCAGCTTAACAGCCTGCTGAACAGTGAATCCGGCCTGCTTGGCGTTTCGGGCGTCTCTAACGATTACCGCGATGTGGAACACGCCGCGCAGAACGGCAATGCTCGCGCAAGCCTTGCCCTGACGCTGTTTGCCGAACGCATCCGCGCCACCATTGGCAGCTACATTATGCAACTCGGCGGGATTGATGCCCTGCTCTTTACCGGCGGCATTGGCGAAAACTCCGCCCGCGCCCGGGAAGCGATTTGCCACGACCTCTACTTTCTGGGGTTAGAGCTGGACCGTGAAAAAAATCAGCGCAACGCGACCTTTATCCAGTCAGAACATGCGGTGGTGAAAGTCGCGGTGCTCAATACCAACGAAGAATTGATGATTGCCCGCGATGTGATGCGCATCGCCCTGGCTGAACCTGCGGAGACGACGGTATGA
- the cobA gene encoding uroporphyrinogen-III C-methyltransferase, whose product MSGKVWLVGAGPGDPGLMTVKGLACLRKAQAVIYDRLVNPLLLEEAPAQCEFYDVGKEANCHPIPQPQINQLLIDCARRGLRVVRLKGGDPFVFGRGSEEAQALHDAGIACDVIPGITSAIGGLAAAGIPVTHRDHASSFHVVTGHLRAGNQPQEWHKLAALTGTLVILMGMAQLREICAALIAGGKAATTPSAVVMHACTPLQQVVSAPLAQLADVSEAAGFHAPALIVVGQVVSLREVLAFTQAK is encoded by the coding sequence ATGAGCGGCAAAGTCTGGCTGGTCGGCGCAGGCCCTGGCGATCCGGGGCTGATGACGGTGAAAGGGCTGGCGTGTCTGCGAAAGGCGCAGGCAGTTATTTATGACCGGCTGGTGAACCCGCTGCTGCTGGAAGAAGCGCCAGCGCAGTGCGAATTTTACGATGTGGGAAAAGAGGCGAATTGCCACCCTATTCCCCAGCCGCAGATTAACCAGTTACTGATTGATTGCGCCCGGCGCGGATTGCGGGTGGTGCGCCTTAAAGGCGGCGACCCGTTTGTCTTCGGACGCGGTAGCGAAGAAGCGCAGGCGCTACACGACGCAGGCATTGCCTGTGACGTGATCCCCGGCATTACCTCCGCCATTGGCGGGCTGGCGGCGGCGGGCATTCCGGTTACCCACCGGGATCATGCCTCCAGCTTCCATGTGGTGACTGGCCATTTACGCGCAGGAAATCAGCCGCAGGAGTGGCATAAACTGGCGGCACTGACCGGCACGCTGGTGATCCTGATGGGTATGGCGCAGCTACGGGAGATTTGCGCCGCGCTGATTGCCGGTGGAAAAGCGGCAACGACGCCGTCGGCGGTGGTCATGCATGCCTGTACGCCTTTGCAACAGGTGGTCAGTGCGCCGTTGGCGCAACTGGCTGATGTCAGCGAGGCGGCGGGTTTTCACGCCCCGGCGCTGATTGTGGTGGGTCAGGTGGTGTCGCTGCGCGAAGTACTGGCGTTCACCCAAGCGAAGTGA